A window of the Acidimicrobiales bacterium genome harbors these coding sequences:
- a CDS encoding SEC-C domain-containing protein, with protein MSETLGESERHIVEVLMEVLRKQPGILVDDHFELTRQRLGLSDSDERDDLLEQIVDEMLTTWMHWLPGDLTIHVPDTVTGVTFTHRLSEAEKRTSALAVGFDLGALSRLHEVTTTTGVMLEPFSVERGHTAWHAPDDWLDQWPAGTLLAVRPTEITVLDHGLGPLRGTVEITPIDDELPVTNEMMEAVAAAYGDEHAEPGLPVSGEQLGLWLSFHRRPVLDGPMAPLLEVCDALDLDVDGSEVADSDETWRNALVSHRVRTVVNMSDDPTVYRPLLAAVRVLDDPDATVEQVRESLAACADSELVDLLADALIDRPLSRDDEQERLRPSSPGYVFDLVHRATAVANRPREITTAEYLAAVLYERCSEPELAESHLRRALDAQPRLGPAIERLGWYHFDRGDARRALQHWQQLVDPPEAIETAEEFARLGRGGGELGRNDPCWCGSGKKYKKCHLGAAGELPPLPDRVGWLARKATLWMEHSVGETRNLVPSLIECYVTGSPHPSPEWPDLMDDLAERVDAAFDDPIIFDAALNEGGLFRRFLVDRGALLPPDEYLLASAWVTVTRSVHEILSVEPGTGLVVRDLATGDQYQVRERIFSHDAVVGARICARVVPDGQAHQLLGSVIGVPTGREEPLLDLCADGDPFELCAYIGALLAPPTIVRRPGMLDEMLDHQALDRVMSSVDGSNEDAVMAALNEELSRQFRVRWLDEQVPALGGVTPREAAADPTRREQLERLLVEFEQSTGPRMAAAMPGPTLDVANDVAWFREQLGLT; from the coding sequence GTGAGTGAGACCCTGGGTGAGTCTGAGCGGCACATCGTTGAAGTGTTGATGGAGGTGCTTCGGAAGCAACCGGGGATCTTGGTCGATGACCACTTCGAGCTGACACGTCAACGCCTGGGTCTGTCTGATTCCGACGAGCGAGACGACTTGCTCGAGCAGATCGTCGACGAGATGCTGACGACCTGGATGCACTGGCTGCCGGGCGATCTCACGATCCATGTGCCCGACACCGTCACCGGCGTGACCTTCACCCACCGACTGAGCGAAGCCGAAAAACGAACCAGCGCACTGGCGGTCGGTTTCGACCTCGGTGCGCTTTCGCGTCTGCATGAGGTCACGACTACCACCGGCGTCATGCTCGAACCGTTTTCGGTCGAGCGCGGCCACACTGCATGGCATGCGCCGGACGACTGGCTCGATCAATGGCCCGCCGGCACGCTCTTGGCCGTGAGACCCACCGAGATCACGGTCCTCGACCATGGTCTCGGACCGCTGCGCGGCACGGTCGAGATCACCCCGATCGACGACGAGCTGCCCGTCACCAACGAGATGATGGAAGCGGTCGCTGCCGCCTATGGCGACGAACATGCCGAGCCCGGACTCCCCGTCAGCGGTGAGCAGCTGGGACTCTGGCTGTCGTTCCATCGGCGACCCGTGCTCGACGGACCCATGGCGCCACTCCTGGAGGTGTGCGACGCCCTCGACCTCGACGTTGACGGCAGCGAGGTCGCCGACAGCGACGAAACCTGGCGAAATGCGCTCGTCTCTCACCGCGTCCGCACCGTGGTGAACATGTCGGATGATCCGACCGTCTACCGGCCGCTCCTTGCGGCAGTTCGTGTCCTCGACGATCCCGATGCGACGGTCGAACAGGTCCGAGAGAGCCTTGCGGCCTGCGCCGACTCCGAACTCGTCGACCTCCTCGCCGACGCGCTGATCGATCGCCCGTTGTCGAGGGACGACGAGCAGGAACGGCTCCGGCCCAGCAGCCCGGGGTACGTCTTCGACCTCGTGCATCGAGCGACGGCTGTGGCCAATCGGCCACGTGAAATCACAACCGCCGAATACCTGGCCGCTGTGCTCTACGAACGATGCTCCGAACCTGAGCTCGCCGAGTCACACCTTCGGCGAGCGCTCGACGCCCAGCCTCGACTCGGTCCAGCCATCGAACGGCTCGGGTGGTACCACTTTGACCGGGGTGACGCGCGAAGGGCGCTCCAGCACTGGCAACAACTCGTCGACCCGCCGGAGGCCATCGAAACCGCCGAGGAGTTCGCTCGGCTGGGGCGAGGAGGTGGCGAGCTGGGGCGCAACGATCCATGCTGGTGTGGCTCCGGCAAGAAGTACAAGAAGTGCCACCTTGGTGCCGCTGGCGAGCTTCCGCCGCTGCCAGATCGTGTCGGCTGGTTGGCCCGGAAGGCAACGCTCTGGATGGAGCACTCGGTTGGTGAGACACGGAATCTCGTGCCGAGCCTGATCGAGTGCTACGTGACGGGTTCCCCCCACCCGTCCCCGGAATGGCCGGATCTCATGGACGATCTCGCCGAGCGGGTCGACGCAGCGTTCGACGATCCGATCATCTTCGATGCCGCCCTCAACGAAGGCGGACTGTTCCGGCGCTTCTTGGTAGATCGTGGTGCGCTGCTGCCGCCGGACGAGTACCTCCTCGCATCCGCCTGGGTCACCGTCACTCGGAGCGTGCACGAGATTCTCAGCGTCGAACCCGGCACCGGGCTCGTCGTGCGTGACCTCGCGACAGGCGATCAGTATCAGGTACGGGAACGCATTTTCAGCCATGACGCCGTCGTCGGCGCCCGGATCTGCGCTCGGGTCGTTCCGGACGGCCAGGCGCACCAGCTCCTCGGGAGCGTGATCGGCGTACCAACGGGGCGCGAGGAACCGCTCCTCGATCTGTGCGCCGACGGCGATCCGTTCGAACTTTGTGCCTACATCGGGGCGTTGTTGGCTCCGCCGACGATCGTGCGTCGGCCCGGCATGCTCGACGAGATGCTCGACCACCAAGCTCTCGACCGGGTCATGTCGAGCGTCGACGGATCGAACGAAGACGCAGTCATGGCAGCGCTCAACGAGGAGTTGTCTCGCCAGTTCCGAGTGCGCTGGCTCGACGAACAGGTCCCGGCGCTGGGTGGAGTCACGCCGCGAGAGGCCGCCGCCGACCCGACGCGTCGAGAACAGCTCGAGCGGCTACTGGTCGAGTTCGAACAATCGACCGGGCCGCGCATGGCCGCAGCGATGCCGGGACCCACGCTCGACGTGGCCAACGACGTGGCTTGGTTCCGCGAGCAGCTCGGTCTGACGTGA
- the pyk gene encoding pyruvate kinase, whose protein sequence is MHRRTKIIATIGPASDDEAVMVDMIEAGMDVARLNLSHGTLDDSTARFNRVRSASATVGKHVGILVDLPGPKVRIGKLADPIELAEGDEIDLTPGTADDVSTKQLFTVDYATLLSDLQTGDRLAIGDGSIVLQIIGYGNDVLRAKVLYGGRTQGRPGLHIPSDRLKITTPTDEDLRLLDAFVEVGTDMVALSFVRSAHDVRRVGLEPAPRGPLVVAKIETRAAVENLDGIITASGAVMVARGDLGSECSIQELPHLQKDIIARCIALGRPAITATQMLESMITAPSPTRAEASDVANAVFDGTSAVMLSGETAVGSDPAHVVATMAAIATRADQEFNYDGWAHTIRRDRLSEPQSLDAAVTDVMTMATWRAASEMGVKNIICISRSGFTVRAIARFRPKARILGFSPEERTLRQLSMSWGAEPILIDRIDDNDSTVLSAMAKAKELGHVRTGDIVAVLGGSTATIGATDTLRMVRCP, encoded by the coding sequence GTGCATCGACGTACAAAGATCATCGCAACCATCGGGCCGGCCTCCGACGACGAAGCGGTCATGGTCGACATGATCGAGGCGGGCATGGACGTCGCCCGTCTCAACCTGTCACATGGCACCCTCGACGACTCGACCGCTCGGTTCAACCGGGTCCGTTCGGCGTCGGCCACCGTCGGCAAACATGTCGGCATCCTCGTTGACCTCCCCGGTCCGAAGGTCCGTATCGGCAAGCTCGCCGATCCGATCGAGTTGGCCGAAGGTGACGAAATCGACCTCACGCCCGGCACGGCCGACGATGTCAGCACGAAGCAGCTGTTCACCGTCGACTACGCCACCCTGCTCTCCGACCTACAGACCGGTGACCGTCTCGCCATCGGCGATGGATCGATCGTGCTGCAGATCATCGGCTACGGCAACGACGTACTCCGAGCCAAGGTGCTCTACGGCGGACGGACCCAGGGCCGCCCCGGGCTGCACATCCCATCCGACCGCCTCAAGATCACGACCCCCACCGACGAAGACCTGCGCCTGCTCGACGCCTTCGTCGAGGTCGGCACCGACATGGTTGCCCTCTCCTTCGTGCGCTCGGCCCACGACGTGCGACGTGTCGGCCTCGAACCGGCGCCGCGCGGCCCCCTTGTCGTCGCCAAGATCGAAACTCGTGCGGCGGTCGAGAACCTCGACGGCATCATCACCGCCTCGGGTGCGGTCATGGTCGCTCGTGGCGATCTCGGCTCCGAGTGCAGCATCCAGGAACTGCCGCATCTGCAGAAGGACATCATCGCCCGCTGCATCGCACTCGGCCGTCCCGCCATCACCGCCACCCAGATGCTCGAATCGATGATCACGGCACCATCACCCACTCGCGCCGAGGCATCCGATGTCGCCAATGCGGTGTTCGACGGCACGTCGGCGGTGATGCTCTCGGGTGAAACCGCCGTCGGCAGCGACCCGGCCCACGTGGTGGCCACGATGGCGGCCATTGCCACTCGGGCCGACCAGGAGTTCAACTACGACGGCTGGGCCCACACCATTCGCCGCGACCGGCTCTCAGAACCGCAGAGTCTCGATGCCGCCGTCACCGATGTCATGACCATGGCCACGTGGCGCGCCGCGTCGGAAATGGGCGTCAAGAACATCATCTGCATCTCCCGGTCAGGCTTCACGGTCCGGGCGATCGCCCGATTCCGACCGAAGGCCCGCATCCTTGGCTTCAGCCCCGAGGAGCGCACGCTCCGACAGCTGTCGATGAGCTGGGGCGCCGAGCCGATCCTGATCGATCGCATCGATGACAACGACTCCACCGTGTTGAGTGCAATGGCGAAGGCGAAGGAGTTGGGCCATGTGCGGACCGGCGACATCGTCGCCGTTCTCGGCGGGAGCACCGCCACCATCGGCGCCACCGACACGCTGCGCATGGTGCGCTGCCCCTGA
- a CDS encoding flavin reductase family protein, giving the protein MIDPTTKRSLGQMIKGVQVVGASHDGVHRAYTSHWVSQISFEEPIVMASVSPKHDTYPLMVASGRFTVSILAADQVMAGQYFSYPGRKFKYVADELLTLDDDGLPIVPDAIAYLTCEVFDRIERFDHDLFLANVVKTVEGRLSEPPLLYSARHGWRTTGENAREKGVSIRDQLLERVAELDD; this is encoded by the coding sequence ATGATCGACCCCACCACGAAGCGCTCCCTCGGCCAGATGATCAAGGGCGTGCAAGTCGTCGGCGCGAGCCACGACGGCGTCCACCGGGCCTACACCTCACACTGGGTCAGCCAGATCTCGTTCGAAGAACCGATCGTGATGGCCTCGGTCAGTCCCAAGCACGACACCTATCCGCTGATGGTCGCGTCGGGCCGCTTCACCGTCTCGATCCTCGCTGCCGATCAGGTCATGGCCGGCCAGTACTTCTCGTATCCCGGTCGCAAGTTCAAGTACGTCGCCGACGAACTCCTCACGCTCGACGACGACGGCCTGCCGATCGTGCCCGACGCCATCGCCTACCTCACCTGCGAGGTGTTCGACCGGATCGAGCGCTTCGACCACGACCTGTTCCTGGCCAACGTGGTCAAGACCGTCGAGGGCCGCTTGTCGGAGCCACCGCTGCTCTACTCGGCCCGGCATGGATGGCGGACGACCGGTGAGAACGCCCGGGAGAAGGGCGTGTCGATCCGTGACCAGCTGCTCGAACGCGTGGCCGAACTCGACGACTGA
- the ltaE gene encoding low-specificity L-threonine aldolase, whose amino-acid sequence MPSLSGPDRAVVVDLRSDTVTQPTDAMWDAMRSSPLGDDVMGDDPTINELEAFAADLLGKEAAVFASSGTQSNLIGILAHCGRGDEYLVGQHAHTYRMEGGGAAVLGSVQPQPITNQPDGTLDLDEVRANIKPHANPHYAMSRLLALENTWNGRVLSLDYQQRAGELAREHRLGFHLDGARFFHAVVALGSTPAEVAEPYDSVSICLSKGLGCPVGSLLVGSEALVAKARRTRKMVGGGLRQAGVIGGAGLYALQHNVERMADDHRRARRLAEGLAAIDGIRVDLDAVQTNMVFVDVDGDPNDLVRHAGEHGIKLLVAYGRNLRMVTHLDVDDDDIAKVIDVISSWRTATSGGAR is encoded by the coding sequence ATGCCATCGCTTTCCGGTCCTGACCGCGCGGTCGTCGTCGATCTGCGCTCCGACACCGTCACCCAACCCACCGACGCGATGTGGGATGCCATGCGGTCGTCTCCGCTCGGAGACGACGTGATGGGCGATGACCCGACGATCAACGAACTCGAGGCGTTCGCCGCCGACCTGCTCGGGAAGGAGGCCGCCGTCTTCGCCAGCTCGGGCACGCAGTCGAACCTCATCGGCATCCTCGCTCACTGTGGCCGGGGCGACGAGTACCTCGTCGGCCAACACGCACACACCTATCGGATGGAGGGCGGGGGAGCGGCGGTGCTCGGGAGCGTCCAGCCCCAGCCCATCACCAACCAGCCCGACGGCACCCTCGACCTCGACGAGGTGCGGGCCAACATCAAGCCCCACGCCAATCCGCACTACGCCATGTCTCGGCTGCTGGCGCTCGAGAACACCTGGAACGGACGGGTGTTGTCGCTCGACTACCAACAGCGTGCCGGGGAACTGGCACGCGAGCACAGGCTCGGATTCCACCTCGACGGCGCCCGCTTCTTTCACGCCGTGGTCGCACTCGGTTCCACTCCGGCCGAGGTCGCCGAACCGTACGATTCGGTGTCGATCTGTCTGTCGAAGGGACTCGGTTGCCCTGTGGGCTCGCTGCTCGTCGGCTCCGAGGCGTTGGTCGCCAAAGCCCGACGCACTCGCAAGATGGTGGGCGGTGGTTTGCGTCAGGCCGGCGTCATCGGCGGCGCCGGTCTCTACGCCCTGCAGCACAACGTCGAGCGAATGGCCGACGACCATCGGCGGGCTCGCAGGTTGGCCGAAGGACTCGCAGCGATCGACGGCATTCGAGTCGACCTCGACGCTGTACAGACCAACATGGTGTTCGTCGACGTCGACGGCGACCCGAACGATCTGGTCCGCCACGCTGGCGAGCACGGCATCAAGCTCCTCGTGGCATACGGCCGGAATCTGCGGATGGTCACCCACCTCGACGTCGACGACGACGACATCGCCAAGGTCATCGACGTCATCAGCAGCTGGCGTACCGCTACTTCTGGAGGTGCACGATGA
- a CDS encoding thioesterase family protein produces the protein MTALFVPDGDRLLPTPYTGGPWRADAQHGGPPSAILGRSIEAVVEPGERIARVAIELVRPVPLVPLRVVAERVGVSRRVAHVEARIEVADGGERDGQVVATARGLLLATTAMPDPGYAADEAEALIGPEAAVPAPDWATGAETIGYHKDAVEHRPVSGGFGAPGPADQWIRLRGPLVEGEHTSPLCRLLAVADFGSGISSIFDFSAGVGLINADITVAVHREPIGDWIRLQSTTRIGPDGVGLCTTILSDEHGPVGTGLQSLLGVLGAD, from the coding sequence GTGACTGCATTGTTCGTGCCCGACGGTGACCGACTCTTGCCCACGCCCTACACGGGGGGTCCGTGGCGAGCGGACGCCCAGCATGGCGGCCCGCCGTCGGCCATCCTCGGCCGCTCGATCGAGGCCGTCGTGGAGCCAGGTGAGCGGATCGCTCGGGTGGCGATCGAGTTGGTGCGTCCCGTCCCGCTCGTGCCGCTTCGCGTAGTGGCCGAGCGCGTTGGCGTTTCACGCCGTGTCGCCCACGTCGAAGCCCGGATCGAAGTGGCCGACGGCGGCGAGCGCGACGGCCAGGTCGTCGCGACGGCACGTGGCCTGTTGCTCGCAACGACAGCGATGCCGGACCCCGGCTATGCGGCCGATGAGGCCGAGGCGCTGATCGGACCCGAGGCCGCCGTCCCGGCACCCGACTGGGCGACTGGCGCCGAAACGATTGGCTACCACAAGGACGCGGTGGAGCACCGGCCGGTCAGCGGGGGCTTCGGCGCTCCAGGCCCGGCTGACCAGTGGATCCGCCTCCGTGGTCCGCTCGTCGAAGGCGAGCACACCTCGCCGTTGTGCCGACTGCTGGCCGTCGCCGACTTCGGGTCGGGCATCTCGTCGATCTTCGACTTCAGCGCCGGTGTGGGTCTCATCAACGCCGACATCACCGTGGCGGTCCACCGCGAGCCCATCGGCGACTGGATTCGCCTGCAGTCGACCACCCGCATCGGACCCGACGGTGTCGGCTTGTGTACGACGATCTTGTCCGACGAGCACGGGCCGGTCGGCACCGGGCTGCAATCGTTGCTCGGGGTTCTCGGGGCAGACTGA
- a CDS encoding histidine phosphatase family protein — translation MELILIRHARPERVEGAAGGADPGLTKAGVHQAEAMAEWMSIEVLDALYVSPMARARETSRPLESVLGMDATVVPEVREFDAEDPSYIPLEDLRADKEQWKSYVASEGVSDRSEFFDAVNRSLTEIVARHRGERVVVVCHGGVINAYASSVLGLPPRLFFNPDYTSINRFMIASSGDRSVRSLNDIGHLRPHPHLILR, via the coding sequence ATGGAGTTGATCCTCATCCGCCACGCCCGACCCGAACGAGTCGAAGGTGCAGCTGGTGGGGCTGATCCGGGCCTCACCAAAGCCGGGGTGCACCAGGCGGAAGCGATGGCCGAATGGATGAGCATCGAGGTCCTGGACGCCCTCTACGTGAGTCCGATGGCGCGGGCACGCGAAACGTCACGTCCGCTCGAGTCGGTGCTCGGCATGGACGCAACGGTCGTGCCCGAGGTCCGCGAGTTCGATGCCGAGGACCCCTCCTACATCCCGCTCGAAGACCTCCGCGCCGACAAGGAACAGTGGAAGAGCTACGTCGCATCGGAGGGCGTCAGCGACCGCTCCGAGTTCTTCGATGCTGTCAACCGGTCGCTCACCGAGATCGTGGCCCGCCACCGGGGTGAGCGAGTGGTGGTCGTATGCCACGGCGGCGTCATCAACGCCTACGCCTCGTCGGTGCTCGGCCTGCCGCCCCGACTGTTCTTCAATCCCGACTACACCAGCATCAACCGCTTCATGATCGCCTCGAGCGGTGATCGATCGGTGCGCAGTCTCAACGACATCGGCCACCTCCGACCGCATCCACACCTGATCCTGCGGTGA
- a CDS encoding acyl-CoA dehydrogenase family protein has translation MTALDNPTEVSADEARVNALIDQLLAEKDPKTTDVTEFLGHQFDLGLAWVHFPEGRGGLGLGPKLQITINNRLAAAGATSPYYRNPIGYGMGAPTIVAHGSDDQKDRYLRPLFTGEEVWCQLFSEPDAGSDVAGLSSRAVKDGDEWVVNGQKVWTSLAHRARWGMLVARTDPDQPKHKGLTYFVVDMSAPEVEVRPLRQITGEAEFNEVYFTDARIPDNERLGEVGDGWRVAITTLMNERVSIGGTVPEKGSGTISVAVRAYKDNRDRYSEIDHVNKRARLMELWVRAEVHRLTNARASSNRKTGTPGPEGSVGKLEAALLNQAIYEFTLEALGPDGMLFGQYDHGDEQPVTSAAFSSPQQAFLRSRANSIEGGTTEVMKNILGERVLGLPGDIRVDKDLAWSQVPRS, from the coding sequence ATGACTGCTCTCGACAATCCCACCGAGGTCAGCGCCGACGAAGCACGCGTGAATGCGCTCATCGATCAGCTGCTGGCCGAGAAAGACCCGAAGACCACCGACGTCACCGAGTTCCTCGGTCACCAATTCGATCTCGGCCTGGCCTGGGTACACTTCCCCGAAGGCCGGGGCGGCCTCGGTCTCGGTCCGAAGCTCCAGATCACGATCAACAACCGGCTGGCCGCAGCGGGCGCCACGTCGCCCTACTACCGCAACCCGATCGGGTACGGCATGGGTGCACCCACCATCGTTGCGCACGGCAGCGATGACCAGAAGGACCGCTACCTGCGCCCACTCTTCACCGGTGAAGAGGTCTGGTGCCAGCTGTTCTCCGAGCCCGATGCCGGATCCGATGTCGCCGGCTTGTCGAGTCGGGCGGTCAAGGACGGCGACGAGTGGGTCGTCAATGGCCAGAAGGTCTGGACCTCGCTCGCCCACCGTGCTCGCTGGGGCATGCTGGTCGCCCGAACCGATCCCGATCAGCCCAAGCACAAGGGCCTCACCTACTTCGTGGTCGACATGAGCGCCCCCGAGGTCGAGGTGCGGCCCCTGCGTCAGATCACCGGCGAAGCCGAGTTCAACGAGGTCTACTTCACGGACGCTCGCATCCCCGACAACGAACGACTCGGCGAGGTTGGCGACGGCTGGCGAGTGGCGATCACCACGCTCATGAACGAGCGGGTGTCGATCGGTGGCACCGTGCCCGAGAAGGGGAGCGGCACCATCAGCGTCGCCGTCCGGGCCTACAAGGACAACCGCGACCGCTACTCCGAGATCGACCACGTGAACAAGCGGGCTCGTCTCATGGAGCTGTGGGTGCGAGCGGAAGTCCACCGCCTCACCAACGCCCGTGCATCGTCGAACCGCAAGACCGGAACGCCGGGTCCCGAGGGTTCGGTCGGCAAGCTCGAGGCGGCACTCCTCAACCAGGCCATCTACGAGTTCACGCTCGAGGCGCTCGGCCCCGACGGCATGCTCTTCGGCCAGTACGACCACGGCGACGAGCAGCCGGTCACCTCGGCTGCGTTCAGCTCGCCGCAGCAGGCGTTCCTGCGTAGCCGGGCGAACTCGATCGAGGGCGGCACGACCGAGGTCATGAAGAACATCCTCGGCGAACGGGTGCTGGGTCTTCCCGGTGACATCCGGGTCGACAAAGATCTGGCGTGGAGCCAGGTCCCACGTAGCTGA
- a CDS encoding patatin-like phospholipase family protein, translating to MSVKDEARSLREEALALRNSMRGLRRRRVAFVFSGGGNLGAVQVGMVKALLDEGIEPDLVVGSSVGAINAAALAAEPGRHGLKRLERMWGRMADGRPEIMPHSFLPVAVEMARKGQALHDPAPLHQLLNEELLCDTVEELQMPFACVATDLETSDEHWFEAGPLIPALLASSALPAVFPPVEIDGRRYIDGGVVREAPVAKALEMGATDIYFFHPGHLGGRRFEAKRPFDAAIHAYWTLRYRRMLDDLDEVAGECELIVLPTGVKPRLRFDDFSKGRELMSLSYDASLHFLRTGETVEPVELWSGRGRDDDEREPDGSDGLTLG from the coding sequence ATGTCGGTGAAGGACGAGGCCCGATCGTTGCGCGAGGAAGCGCTGGCGCTGCGCAACTCGATGCGCGGCTTGCGCCGCCGGCGAGTTGCCTTCGTCTTCTCCGGTGGCGGCAACCTGGGTGCCGTGCAGGTCGGCATGGTCAAGGCCCTCCTCGACGAAGGCATCGAGCCCGATCTCGTGGTCGGGAGTTCTGTCGGTGCCATCAATGCAGCAGCCTTGGCGGCCGAACCCGGCAGGCACGGGCTCAAGCGGTTGGAGCGAATGTGGGGCCGCATGGCCGATGGCCGGCCCGAGATCATGCCCCACTCGTTCCTCCCGGTCGCCGTCGAGATGGCGCGCAAGGGACAGGCACTGCACGACCCGGCGCCACTGCATCAGCTGCTCAATGAGGAATTGTTGTGCGACACGGTCGAAGAGCTGCAGATGCCGTTCGCCTGTGTCGCCACCGATCTCGAGACCTCCGACGAGCACTGGTTCGAAGCGGGACCGCTGATCCCCGCGCTGCTCGCCTCCTCCGCGCTCCCGGCGGTGTTCCCGCCGGTCGAGATCGATGGACGGCGCTACATCGACGGCGGTGTGGTGCGCGAGGCACCAGTTGCGAAGGCGCTCGAGATGGGCGCCACCGATATCTACTTCTTCCACCCGGGGCACCTCGGCGGGCGGCGGTTCGAGGCCAAGCGACCGTTCGATGCGGCCATCCATGCCTATTGGACGCTTCGCTATCGCCGGATGCTCGACGATCTCGACGAAGTGGCAGGTGAATGCGAGCTCATCGTGCTCCCCACCGGTGTGAAGCCCCGGCTCCGATTCGACGACTTCTCCAAGGGACGTGAGCTGATGTCGTTGTCGTACGACGCGAGTTTGCACTTCCTACGGACCGGCGAGACGGTCGAGCCGGTCGAGTTGTGGAGCGGGCGGGGCCGTGACGACGACGAACGCGAGCCTGATGGCTCCGACGGGCTCACGCTCGGATAG
- a CDS encoding AMP-binding protein, protein MYPGAHAQTTPDKPAIIMAATGDTITYAQLDAEANRLAQLFHSLGLKPGDHVAFCMENHPRFLPIAWGAHYAGLIYTAMSSRLTTEEMVYIINNCEAKVFITSLYKQEQAAALIGATPGVTTRLMLDGTIDGYDSYEDAVATQPAEPLPDRIAGADMLYSSGTTGQPKGVVPARTTEPLESAAHSVAGMLGLIFGMTADSVYLSPAPLYHAAPLRFCMGSHVNGATVVVMDRFDPELYLANIEKYSITHTQVVPTMFVRMLKLDESVRAKYDVSSLQMCVHAAAPCPVAVKEQMIEWWGPVIHEYYAGTEGNGFVYCNSEMWLGHKGTVGTPINCTVHIVGEDGEEVPVGEEGTIYFEGGASFEYHGDEAKTQSSRNDKGWSTLGDVGKLDADNFLYLTDRKAYMIISGGVNIYPQEAENILTMHPAVFDVAVIGVPNADFGEEVKAIVQPAEGFEGSPELAAELVAYCRQHLADVKCPRTVDFRDELPRHPTGKLYKRILKDEYWAGHDSRII, encoded by the coding sequence ATGTATCCCGGTGCCCATGCCCAGACCACCCCCGACAAGCCCGCCATCATCATGGCCGCCACGGGGGACACCATCACCTACGCCCAGCTCGACGCCGAAGCCAACCGCCTCGCCCAGCTGTTCCACTCCCTCGGCCTGAAGCCGGGCGACCACGTCGCCTTCTGCATGGAGAACCATCCTCGGTTCCTGCCGATCGCCTGGGGCGCGCACTATGCCGGGCTGATCTACACGGCGATGAGCTCGCGTCTCACCACCGAGGAGATGGTCTACATCATCAACAACTGCGAGGCGAAGGTCTTCATCACCTCGCTCTACAAGCAGGAGCAGGCCGCGGCGTTGATCGGGGCGACCCCGGGGGTCACCACTCGACTCATGCTCGACGGCACCATCGACGGCTATGACAGCTACGAAGACGCCGTTGCCACACAGCCCGCCGAGCCCCTCCCCGACCGAATCGCCGGCGCCGACATGCTCTACAGCTCGGGCACCACTGGTCAGCCGAAGGGTGTAGTGCCGGCGCGGACCACCGAACCGCTCGAGTCGGCGGCCCACAGCGTGGCCGGCATGCTCGGCTTGATCTTCGGCATGACCGCCGACTCGGTCTACCTGTCGCCTGCTCCGCTGTATCACGCCGCCCCATTGCGGTTCTGCATGGGCAGCCACGTCAACGGGGCCACCGTCGTGGTCATGGACCGCTTCGACCCCGAGCTCTACCTGGCGAACATCGAGAAGTACTCGATCACCCACACGCAGGTGGTCCCGACCATGTTCGTCCGCATGCTCAAGCTCGACGAGTCAGTCCGGGCCAAGTACGACGTGTCGAGCCTGCAGATGTGCGTGCACGCTGCGGCTCCGTGCCCCGTTGCGGTCAAGGAGCAGATGATCGAATGGTGGGGTCCCGTCATTCACGAGTACTACGCCGGCACCGAGGGGAACGGGTTCGTCTACTGCAACTCCGAGATGTGGCTCGGCCACAAGGGCACCGTCGGCACGCCCATCAACTGCACGGTGCACATTGTCGGCGAAGACGGTGAAGAGGTGCCTGTGGGCGAGGAAGGCACCATCTACTTCGAGGGTGGCGCCAGCTTCGAGTACCACGGCGACGAGGCGAAGACCCAGAGCTCGCGCAACGACAAGGGCTGGAGCACGCTCGGCGACGTCGGCAAGCTCGACGCCGACAACTTCTTGTACCTGACCGACCGCAAGGCCTACATGATCATCTCGGGCGGGGTGAACATCTATCCGCAGGAGGCCGAGAACATCCTCACCATGCATCCTGCGGTGTTCGACGTCGCCGTGATCGGCGTGCCCAACGCCGACTTCGGCGAAGAGGTGAAGGCGATCGTGCAGCCCGCCGAAGGTTTCGAGGGATCTCCCGAACTCGCCGCCGAACTCGTCGCCTACTGCCGCCAGCACCTCGCCGACGTCAAGTGCCCCCGCACCGTCGACTTCCGAGACGAGTTGCCTCGTCACCCGACCGGCAAGCTCTACAAGCGCATCCTCAAGGACGAGTACTGGGCCGGCCACGACAGCCGCATCATTTAG